The Ooceraea biroi isolate clonal line C1 chromosome 3, Obir_v5.4, whole genome shotgun sequence genome contains the following window.
GACGGTACAAGAACAAACGCGCCCGGATCGAAGACGCGGAGAAGCTGCAAGCGCAAAACATGAAGAACCAACCCCCGAAGAAGATCACCGTGCCGATCCTCATCAAGGATGGCAAACCTAACGTGCAGGAGTCCTACAGTGGTCCATACTGGCCGAATATTCGGTCGGATCTGGGTGCGCCGATGCAGACAGATTTCAGGACGAGCGACATTCGCCTCAGTCCGGACTTTAGGTCCAATTCGAGCGAGATGAGGATCGACTCCAGCATCAGCCCGGAATACAAGCCGGACGTAAATGCGGAGATGCCTGGGAGGTCCAGCCTGAACGACATAACGGACAGACAACACGTACTGAGTCCAGAGTACAGAAGCAGTTTCGTGACGGAAGCTCCAGCCAGCGTGCACGATTGCAATCGATTGATCAAGACGGAATTCAAGGCGTGCGCGAGCGGCAACGAGACCACCACCTCATATCCTGACCTGAAGAACGTTCAGTCCGATAGACGGATGTCCATGGATGTCTCGAACAATGGCGAGTACGGATTCTCGAACTATCTCACTCCATCTAATTACCAAATGCAATACGTGAATTACATGGAGCAAGTGCCTTTGGACCAAAATCTGCAGCGACTGTGGTAGGTGCGGCCTAATTGCGAGGGAGGATCGCAATTACGGCTGATCGATCGCTGTACATTTCTGCCTACGGATTTATAGTGGTTTAGTTGATAAGCGATTTAGCGATTAAGTCATTATTTgaattcttttgaatattaaattatgcgCTGCTGATAAAAATCTTATGTTTgtcaatgaatattttattacttgatcatacatatataaatacggttgttaatattaatcaccGATCTAGGTGagatagaaaaatatgatgataattgataagaaaagataatgtagcgatatcatacttcatatttttatctcatgTTATTGACTATTTTATATGGCGTACTTTAAATTTACTTACGATATTGAACAGCATTGCATAATTTGTTAACATTAAAGCAAATTGCTTAAGAATTATGAATATTGACAAAAAAAGGAGTGCACCAAAGATATTAACCAAAGATATATTCTGATGTATATTCTCTAAGTATTATGGATATATGTAAGCGATTAACGTTAAATATGCTACCTAAAAAACTTTGTTCACGATATTGGCAGCTGTTTTTTAGTCGACTAAGATTTTCCCTTCGAAATAGTAACGTGCGACACAAGAGGGCGGAAATTGCTTCAAGTGGCCGTTGCGGAAACGCCGAACACTTTTCCGCGGATGCGTGTCGGAGGAAGTTTTTTTCTGGTTTTGAAGTGCAGAGACCACGTTAGTtgtgcaataaattaatttccatttaATAGTTTCCCTTACTGAATAAGAACGGAAATGTGTACATTGTCGACAATTGCGTAAAatgttcaaatttttattaaacatttaatacgCATGAATATATGTCGTCTTTCCTACCTATTGATTTACTCTTACAATCGCAAGAATCATCGAAATGTACttgtgataaaataattcgttTAACTCTTTTATACTTGGTTTATTATTTCGAAAGTTCTTAGggcaaagtattaaaaaatacatcttcaataataaatcaaatttgtaTGTTCCCTTTAAATTGCAAACTTTTATGTTAAACGAGAAATGTTTTTTGACAACAGCACTATATAAATTTGACACTAAATATACGAGAAACCAACAACTTTTCAAGTATAAATCAAATGCATAGTGCTTGTCGTGCATTTTCTGCTAGTGACGTGCGTCTTCACGAATGCGCCGTGTATTACCGATCGGTATCAATTCTCACCGAATCAAATTCAATCCAGATGCCTCTTGGAAGTTCGCGGTCCAATACAAAAATATGGCGAAATGGCATTTATAAATAGGTGAGTTCTGACAGCTTGAGCGAAGCCATGGGCGCCTTTTGGGTTATCGCGCGAACATGACGGGTCATCTGGCAGTCAAGTGCTGCCCACATAGACGATTTACATCAGTGTAATCGTGTTCATGGCGCTACTGGTGCCATAAAGGGTCATGGGAACAAGCTGATAAAAATGTCACTGTTAATTTTATAAGACTCACGTGGCCGCGCCGTATCTACCTAGAAAGGAAGACCAACTTGCACCACGCTTCCATCCGAGCCTGGCACCTGACTGCATCCGCGTAAGATCTCAATCTGATCGGACAAATCGACCAGACGCAATCGATCTTATGATCATATACGTTACATATCACACATTTACATAAAAGATCCAAAATTTATATGTGTTGTAAGAAGAACGAAGATAAAAGCTGAAAAAATCTAGAAACTGTAAATAGCAAATCTGTGCAATGAAACTGTGCGATTCTCATACTATGTATTTGAGAATAGGATTTTGTTGATTTTCGGAGGCTAAACGAGTGAATTCTTTTAACGCCGAGCGAGTTTCCCCGCGTTTTTCATGCGGCTTAAAACGCACGTTGATGTATCACTCGACATGCGCCGTATATCCGTGTCTTTTAATCGTGATAGTTCCATTACGATATCGTGTATTCAGATAATCAATCACGAAACGCTCAACATAGAAATTTGATCCTATTTGCTTGTAAGCCAACGGGGGGACTTTCATGAGCGTTTAGGTCCCGAGGGATGAAGCACGCGACGCTGCGCAAATAGATGAGCATATGCATAAATGCCAATGTCTACAAACCGAGCGATTTTAGTTATAGATGAGGATCTTCTTTATATGGAGATCATTAATCATCTTTTGGACAGAGctttttataatagatatcAATCGCGTAGTTATATGCTACATATTGCAT
Protein-coding sequences here:
- the LOC105276989 gene encoding homeobox protein Nkx-2.5, coding for MLSSSVSTPFSVRDILSEDQQQLGVMDYAHHQNQIQQQHVHQDYYSYNVVPENSWEMEKFKEQPMPSYQHYSDLSHVHQLSQVIPPYQETSITEDGNIVTSSKTELRKSQSGKRTKRKPRVLFSQTQVYELEQRFKQQRYLSAPEREMLAQTLKLTSTQVKIWFQNRRYKNKRARIEDAEKLQAQNMKNQPPKKITVPILIKDGKPNVQESYSGPYWPNIRSDLGAPMQTDFRTSDIRLSPDFRSNSSEMRIDSSISPEYKPDVNAEMPGRSSLNDITDRQHVLSPEYRSSFVTEAPASVHDCNRLIKTEFKACASGNETTTSYPDLKNVQSDRRMSMDVSNNGEYGFSNYLTPSNYQMQYVNYMEQVPLDQNLQRLW